In the genome of Entelurus aequoreus isolate RoL-2023_Sb linkage group LG08, RoL_Eaeq_v1.1, whole genome shotgun sequence, one region contains:
- the LOC133655219 gene encoding transmembrane protein 101-like, producing MAVPSGKQMLRFLCQFGAFILTRFGFWNCFCMLMLFAERAESKRKPDILVPYLYVDMGAAVLCASFMSFGVKRRWFAMCAAIQLAVSTYASYAGGQVHYAEWLKVRMYSRALAIIGGFLILASGAGEVHRQKARSRSLQSTGQIFLGVYLICMVYSLQHSKEDRLAYLDHIWGGELALVLLEVTLGALALAFLSGCYVRQAAQVLATVLPLLILLTDGNLSYWHHTRKVEFWNQMKLIGHNVGIFGAVLILATDG from the exons ATGGCGGTCCCGAGTGGGAAGCAGATGTTGAGGTTCCTGTGCCAGTTCGGAGCGTTTATCTTGACCCGTTTCGGCTTTTGGAACTGCTTCTGTATGCTCATGCTGTTCGCGGAACGAGCCGAgtccaaaag GAAGCCAGACATCCTTGTGCCCTACCTGTACGTAGACATGGGGGCGGCGGTGCTGTGTGCCAGCTTCATGTCGTTCGGCGTGAAGAGGCGGTGGTTCGCCATGTGCGCCGCCATCCAGCTGGCCGTCAGCACGTACGCGTCCTACGCGGGCGGGCAGGTGCACTACGCCGAGTGGCTCAAG GTGCGCATGTATTCCAGAGCGCTCGCCATCATCGGAGGCTTCCTGATCCTGGCCAGCGGGGCGGGCGAGGTGCACAGGCAGAAAGCACGCAGCAGGTCCCTGCAGTCCACAGGACAGATCTTCCTGGGGGTCTACCTCATCTGCATG GTGTACTCTCTGCAGCACAGCAAGGAGGACAGGCTGGCCTACCTGGACCACATCTGGGGGGGCGAGCTGGCCCTGGTCCTGCTGGAGGTCACGCTAGGCGCGCTGGCCCTGGCCTTCCTGTCGGGCTGCTACGTGCGGCAGGCGGCGCAGGTCCTGGCCACCGTCCTGCCGCTCCTCATCCTGCTCACCGACGGCAACCTGAGCTACTGGCACCACACCCGCAAGGTGGAGTTCTGGAACCAGATGAAGCTCATCGGACACAACGTGGGCATCTTTGGCGCCGTGCTCATCCTGGCCACCGACGGCTGA